In a single window of the Natronosalvus caseinilyticus genome:
- a CDS encoding cobyric acid synthase, translating to MTETVLVAGTASHVGKSTLAAGLCRLLARRGVSVAPFKAQNMSNNARVALAPDGTWGEIGVSQYVQSRAARVVPTTDVNPVLLKPRGDGESQLIVHGEAVANVSAGGYYDDHWSVARRAAEESHERLAADHDVIVAEGAGSIAEINLHDRDLANVETARFADADIVIAVDIERGGAFASLYGTLELLPDDLRERVAGAIITKFRGDPSLLTSGIEELEARTGVPILGVVPHDDPGLPAEDSVSVPELNANESRPVGDDVPAGRSVTIAVPRLPRISNFTDLEPLSSEPGVRVEYVPLEADLTDADAVIVPGTKNTVDDLQALVDAGFDDHLRAFEGPIVGLCGGYQLLGERLENAALESTRDVDTVEGVGLLPVETRFSPEKRVERVSRSVSGDGPFDIAGAVTGYEIRMGRTTLTAPAPQPFGPESCASGLVVGTYLHGLFENDCVREAFLASVFESASVLPPRSQADDEGSPYDRAASLLETHVDIGPVGF from the coding sequence ATGACTGAAACCGTCCTCGTCGCCGGCACCGCGAGCCACGTCGGCAAGAGCACGCTCGCGGCCGGACTCTGCCGGCTCCTGGCTCGACGGGGCGTCTCCGTGGCTCCGTTCAAGGCCCAGAACATGAGCAACAACGCTCGAGTGGCACTCGCGCCCGACGGGACGTGGGGCGAGATTGGGGTTTCCCAGTACGTCCAGTCGCGAGCGGCCCGTGTCGTTCCGACGACCGACGTCAACCCCGTTCTGCTGAAACCGAGAGGGGACGGTGAGAGTCAGCTGATCGTTCACGGCGAGGCGGTCGCGAACGTCAGTGCCGGGGGGTACTACGACGACCATTGGTCGGTCGCCCGACGCGCCGCCGAGGAGTCCCACGAGCGTCTCGCGGCGGATCACGACGTAATCGTCGCGGAAGGGGCCGGAAGCATCGCCGAAATCAACCTCCACGATCGGGACCTGGCCAACGTCGAAACCGCACGGTTCGCCGACGCCGACATCGTGATTGCCGTCGACATCGAGCGCGGCGGCGCGTTCGCCAGCCTGTACGGGACGCTCGAGCTCCTCCCGGACGACCTCCGGGAACGGGTCGCTGGTGCGATCATCACCAAGTTTCGGGGCGACCCGTCGCTCCTGACCTCCGGCATCGAGGAACTCGAAGCCCGGACCGGCGTGCCGATACTCGGGGTGGTCCCCCACGACGACCCCGGGTTGCCCGCGGAGGACAGCGTCTCCGTCCCCGAGTTGAACGCGAACGAGTCGCGTCCCGTCGGCGACGACGTTCCCGCTGGTCGATCGGTCACGATAGCGGTCCCACGGCTCCCCCGAATCTCGAACTTTACCGACCTCGAGCCCCTGAGTAGCGAGCCGGGCGTTCGCGTGGAGTACGTGCCGCTCGAGGCAGATCTGACCGACGCCGATGCGGTGATCGTTCCGGGAACGAAGAACACCGTCGACGATCTGCAGGCGCTCGTCGACGCCGGGTTCGACGACCACCTCCGGGCCTTCGAGGGGCCGATCGTCGGCCTGTGTGGCGGCTATCAACTGCTCGGCGAGCGCCTCGAGAACGCCGCCCTCGAGAGTACGCGGGACGTCGACACCGTCGAGGGGGTCGGACTCTTACCGGTCGAAACGCGGTTTTCACCAGAGAAGCGCGTCGAGCGCGTCTCGCGGTCGGTAAGCGGCGACGGACCGTTCGACATCGCGGGAGCCGTCACCGGTTACGAGATCCGGATGGGGCGCACCACACTCACGGCACCGGCCCCCCAGCCGTTCGGTCCGGAGAGCTGTGCCTCGGGGCTGGTGGTCGGAACCTACCTGCACGGCCTGTTCGAGAACGATTGCGTCCGCGAAGCGTTCCTCGCGTCGGTGTTCGAGTCGGCGAGCGTGCTTCCGCCGCGTTCCCAGGCCGACGACGAGGGGTCGCCGTACGATCGAGCGGCGTCGCTGCTCGAGACGCACGTCGACATCGGACCGGTCGGATTCTGA
- a CDS encoding cobyrinic acid a,c-diamide synthase, translated as MNGFVLAGTSSGVGKTVATLATIRTLEDAGYDVQPAKAGPDFIDPSHHEAVASRPSRTLDPWLEGVEGMRRNYHRGEGDVCVVEGMMGLYDGDASSTAGLAEALDLPVVLVVDAAAGMESVAATALGFRRYAELADRDVEVAGIVAQRAHGGRHEDGIRNALPEDLAYFGRVSPHPDLEIPDRHLGLHTGEEAPLEADALRTAANLDVDRLVSLARSPPKPRSVAETAAGGDARIAVASDQAFCFRYPATIERLRERAAVRTFSPVAGDPIPDCDGVYLPGGYPELHAADLSAGGTLAELEARASEGVPVFGECGGLMVMAESLTTVDGEHHRLAGILPADVTMCERYQALDHVELAATRDGLTARAGETLRGHEFHYSRADAATDARFAFEVRRGEGITGDADGLLEYASLGTYAHVHPESGAFDRFLEAVAANGGGYSR; from the coding sequence GTGAACGGGTTCGTCCTCGCCGGCACGAGTTCCGGCGTCGGCAAGACCGTCGCGACGCTCGCGACGATCCGGACCCTCGAAGACGCCGGCTACGACGTCCAACCTGCGAAAGCGGGTCCGGATTTCATCGATCCGAGCCACCACGAGGCCGTAGCGAGTCGCCCCTCGAGAACGCTCGACCCGTGGCTCGAGGGCGTCGAAGGGATGCGACGAAATTACCACCGCGGCGAGGGCGACGTCTGCGTCGTCGAGGGAATGATGGGGCTGTACGACGGCGACGCCTCGAGTACGGCGGGGCTCGCCGAGGCACTCGACCTCCCCGTCGTCCTCGTGGTCGACGCGGCTGCCGGGATGGAGAGCGTGGCTGCGACGGCGCTCGGATTTCGCCGCTACGCCGAGCTCGCCGACCGCGACGTCGAGGTGGCCGGAATCGTCGCCCAGCGCGCTCACGGCGGCCGTCACGAGGACGGAATCAGGAACGCACTCCCGGAAGACCTGGCGTACTTCGGCCGTGTCTCGCCGCATCCAGACCTCGAGATTCCCGACCGTCACCTCGGGTTACACACCGGGGAGGAGGCGCCGCTCGAGGCGGATGCGCTGCGGACGGCCGCCAACCTGGATGTCGACCGATTGGTTTCGCTCGCTCGCTCACCCCCGAAACCGCGGTCGGTCGCCGAAACCGCCGCCGGGGGCGATGCCCGTATCGCGGTTGCGTCTGACCAGGCGTTCTGTTTTCGATATCCGGCGACGATCGAGCGGCTGCGCGAACGCGCTGCCGTCCGAACGTTTTCCCCCGTAGCGGGCGACCCGATCCCCGACTGCGACGGCGTCTACCTCCCCGGCGGCTATCCGGAACTCCACGCCGCCGACCTGTCCGCCGGGGGAACGCTCGCAGAACTCGAGGCGCGGGCGAGCGAGGGCGTCCCGGTGTTCGGCGAGTGCGGCGGGTTGATGGTCATGGCGGAGTCGTTGACGACGGTCGACGGCGAACACCATCGACTGGCTGGAATTTTGCCGGCGGACGTGACGATGTGTGAGCGCTATCAGGCGCTCGATCACGTCGAACTGGCGGCCACACGCGACGGACTCACTGCCCGAGCCGGCGAAACCCTCCGCGGCCACGAGTTTCACTACTCCCGGGCGGACGCGGCCACCGACGCGCGGTTCGCCTTCGAAGTGCGACGCGGCGAGGGGATCACCGGCGACGCCGACGGCCTGCTCGAGTACGCGTCCCTCGGGACGTACGCGCACGTCCACCCCGAGAGCGGCGCGTTCGACCGGTTCCTCGAGGCGGTTGCGGCGAACGGCGGCGGTTACAGCCGCTGA
- a CDS encoding glycoside hydrolase family 15 protein produces the protein MTLRAALDDYKRYQGSPTAFPGERRTTSGRFSGLAGRTVHVGRDGTLRDFSYPLTGYYGIDRSRFGVRIDGEIRWLDELETTSQSYVDDTALVQTTFAGEDLGIELELERLDLTLDEVHVTHVTVTEGSADALAAFVSFAPGGRDDRIGQLVYDDPGIVEVYHRAEHDFLTSEPRFETVGGQLPERLADVLDDGPVDFPRGEETGQYEDGRLGGYVLGFVPFEDGSATVVSRLTGAPDSSAVVDDLVERTAALADGESIRAAAPSISAGREGSDDAGTGTGAGIEIETETETETADLEHAAVVDDLRVLGVLSSERGSRMAGPDFDPHYEYSGGYGYTWFRDDAEIARFLLESADALDLDLETVHEHSATFYVDAQLEDGTWPHRVWPDDGSLAPGWANDHVGGDGVDYQADQTASVLSYLATYAETSDERAREVEPVIERGLAGLDATLAEDGLPVACQNAWENMAGRFTHTAATFLHAYAAVAGAPIDEELRAHAREQARVVYHGLDQLWDDDRGIYVLRDRDGDLDSRLDSSTFALVDAHAAYDALESVDDERRERLRQHVDATLDGLARETDAVSGLIRFEGDDWRTRTQADEKIWTVSTAWGANAAVSLARLLEDDAYLERARDLLAELFPGGSLCLESGYLPEQVFDDGTPDSATPLGWPHALRLATVAQLRELDDPVRQERSTPVSN, from the coding sequence ATGACGCTACGCGCCGCGCTCGACGACTACAAGCGATACCAGGGGTCCCCGACTGCGTTCCCCGGCGAGCGCCGGACCACGAGCGGCCGTTTCTCTGGACTGGCCGGCCGAACCGTCCACGTCGGCCGAGATGGAACGCTCCGAGACTTTTCCTATCCGCTCACTGGCTACTATGGGATTGACCGCTCTCGATTCGGCGTTCGGATCGACGGCGAGATACGGTGGCTCGACGAACTCGAGACGACGTCCCAGTCGTACGTCGACGACACGGCGCTGGTCCAGACGACCTTCGCGGGCGAGGACCTCGGCATCGAACTCGAACTCGAGCGCCTGGACCTCACGCTCGATGAGGTGCACGTGACCCACGTCACGGTCACCGAGGGGAGTGCCGACGCGCTCGCGGCGTTCGTCTCGTTCGCGCCGGGAGGACGCGACGACCGGATCGGGCAACTCGTCTACGACGATCCGGGCATCGTCGAGGTGTACCATCGGGCGGAACACGACTTCCTGACGAGCGAACCCCGCTTCGAGACGGTCGGCGGTCAGCTTCCCGAACGACTGGCGGACGTTCTCGACGACGGACCCGTGGATTTCCCCCGCGGCGAGGAGACGGGCCAGTACGAGGACGGCCGACTCGGCGGGTACGTGCTCGGCTTCGTGCCGTTCGAGGACGGGAGTGCGACGGTCGTCAGCCGTCTCACCGGCGCCCCCGACTCGTCGGCCGTCGTCGACGACCTCGTCGAACGAACCGCTGCGCTCGCCGACGGCGAATCGATCCGAGCGGCGGCGCCCTCGATTTCCGCGGGTCGGGAGGGAAGCGACGATGCCGGGACCGGGACCGGAGCAGGAATCGAGATCGAGACCGAGACCGAGACCGAGACAGCGGACCTCGAGCACGCGGCCGTCGTCGACGACCTCCGCGTCCTCGGCGTCCTCTCGAGCGAACGCGGCAGTCGCATGGCCGGTCCCGACTTCGACCCCCACTACGAGTACTCCGGGGGTTACGGCTACACCTGGTTCCGCGACGACGCCGAAATCGCCCGCTTCCTCCTCGAGAGCGCGGACGCCCTCGACCTGGACCTCGAGACCGTCCACGAACACAGCGCGACCTTCTACGTCGACGCCCAACTCGAGGACGGCACCTGGCCTCATCGGGTCTGGCCCGACGACGGCTCGCTCGCGCCTGGCTGGGCGAACGATCACGTCGGTGGCGACGGCGTGGACTACCAGGCCGACCAGACCGCTAGCGTCCTCTCGTACCTCGCGACGTACGCGGAGACGAGCGACGAGCGAGCCCGCGAGGTCGAGCCCGTGATCGAGCGGGGCCTGGCGGGTCTCGACGCCACCCTCGCCGAGGATGGGCTGCCGGTCGCCTGCCAGAACGCCTGGGAGAACATGGCCGGCCGATTTACCCACACCGCTGCGACCTTCCTCCACGCCTACGCCGCCGTCGCGGGGGCTCCGATCGACGAGGAACTGCGAGCACACGCCCGCGAGCAAGCGCGAGTCGTCTACCACGGCCTCGATCAACTCTGGGATGACGACCGCGGCATCTACGTCCTCCGGGACCGCGACGGCGACCTCGACTCTCGGCTGGACTCGAGCACGTTCGCCCTCGTCGACGCCCACGCGGCCTACGACGCGCTCGAGTCGGTCGACGACGAACGCCGCGAACGCCTGCGCCAGCACGTCGACGCGACGCTGGACGGACTCGCCCGGGAGACCGACGCCGTCTCCGGGCTGATCCGCTTCGAGGGCGACGACTGGCGTACTCGCACGCAAGCAGACGAGAAGATCTGGACCGTCTCGACGGCCTGGGGAGCCAACGCCGCCGTCTCGCTCGCTCGACTCCTCGAGGACGACGCGTACCTCGAGCGCGCCCGCGACCTCCTCGCGGAACTGTTCCCCGGGGGGAGTCTCTGCCTCGAGTCGGGCTACCTGCCCGAACAGGTCTTCGACGACGGCACCCCCGACAGCGCGACGCCGCTCGGGTGGCCCCACGCGCTCCGGCTGGCGACGGTCGCGCAGTTGCGCGAGCTCGACGACCCGGTTCGTCAGGAGCGCTCGACGCCGGTCTCGAACTGA
- a CDS encoding alpha-amylase family glycosyl hydrolase: MRHPGPPRFASVGESVELAPRDPDPTATYRWRVLEKPDESDLTAPDTPVWHVEPDVAGTYRFECAGPDGTAVQRVRVFPDVRRETTFELERDDLPEHDPANVSVIGPFNEHLAGRDRPRLEAGTYIFDVELPPGEHRHGFVHGEGSEHDVWTETTVPGPVRPRIRLDGRVEDEAVVIGADATAGLDSEFADDELAVEFLIDDRDGLDDGVLEVDGHEARLPLRALESVDDPVRVHAVAVGERHSVADCVAVSPDGSVDRVNDPPAWIRDAVVYEVFVRSFTDEGTFESFERRVPYLESLGVDCVWLTPVLESPTTHGYHTTDYFDTASDIGSRDAFESFVDRCHEAGIRVVFDLVINHTAREHANFDLSAAGVDDYADWYVWEPFAENHLTERDLEKGRDEYGPPRRYLPNRGTEVAQYYFNWRNIPNVNYDSLAVRRFMLEVVDEWADVVDGYRCDVAWGVPHGFWKEVHDRLESRDPEFLLLDETIPRDPAYAEAEFDVHYDTTLYWTLVDVGSGEAPAESILEAARAPEREGFPDWSLHMRYIENHDEDRYLETCGPHAQRAAAAAVLTLPGVPMIYYGQERGATGYRQPMPWEGDGESTVFHRRLVAARRSEPALSRGTLRNLAYDADTDAAVAFARDHEDQRVVVVLNFGEKPATITFDATVTVDPTDLVTGNSVDCETDGSETAITVDDVVVLETR; encoded by the coding sequence ATGCGACACCCCGGACCACCTCGCTTCGCGTCCGTTGGCGAATCCGTCGAACTCGCCCCCCGCGATCCCGATCCGACGGCCACCTACCGGTGGCGCGTCCTCGAAAAACCGGACGAAAGCGACCTCACGGCCCCCGATACGCCGGTCTGGCACGTCGAACCCGACGTGGCCGGAACCTACCGATTCGAGTGCGCGGGACCCGATGGCACCGCGGTCCAGCGCGTCAGGGTGTTCCCCGACGTTCGCCGCGAGACGACCTTCGAACTCGAGCGCGACGACCTCCCCGAGCACGACCCGGCGAACGTGTCGGTCATCGGGCCGTTCAACGAGCACCTTGCCGGCCGCGACCGGCCCAGGCTCGAGGCCGGCACCTACATCTTTGACGTCGAACTACCGCCGGGCGAGCACCGCCACGGGTTCGTCCACGGCGAGGGGAGCGAACACGACGTCTGGACCGAGACGACGGTTCCGGGCCCCGTCCGCCCGCGGATTCGCCTCGACGGCCGTGTCGAGGACGAGGCGGTCGTGATCGGCGCCGACGCGACCGCCGGACTCGACAGCGAGTTCGCGGACGACGAACTGGCCGTCGAGTTCCTGATCGACGACCGGGACGGGCTGGACGACGGCGTGCTCGAAGTCGACGGACACGAGGCCCGCCTCCCGCTCCGGGCCCTCGAGTCTGTGGACGACCCCGTTCGCGTCCACGCCGTTGCCGTCGGCGAACGCCACAGCGTCGCGGACTGCGTCGCCGTCTCGCCGGACGGGTCGGTCGACCGCGTGAACGACCCCCCAGCGTGGATTCGCGACGCCGTCGTCTACGAGGTGTTCGTCCGCTCGTTCACCGACGAGGGGACGTTCGAGTCGTTCGAACGTCGCGTTCCCTACCTCGAGTCCCTCGGAGTAGATTGCGTCTGGCTCACGCCAGTCCTGGAGAGCCCGACGACCCACGGCTACCACACGACGGACTACTTCGACACGGCTTCGGATATAGGCTCTCGAGACGCGTTCGAGTCGTTCGTCGACCGCTGTCACGAGGCGGGCATCCGCGTCGTCTTCGACCTCGTTATCAACCACACCGCCCGCGAGCACGCGAACTTCGACCTGAGCGCCGCCGGGGTCGACGACTACGCCGACTGGTACGTCTGGGAGCCGTTCGCGGAGAACCACCTCACCGAGCGCGACCTCGAGAAGGGACGAGACGAGTACGGCCCACCACGACGGTACCTCCCCAACCGGGGCACCGAGGTCGCCCAGTACTACTTCAACTGGCGGAACATCCCGAACGTCAACTACGACTCCCTTGCGGTTCGACGATTCATGCTCGAGGTCGTCGACGAGTGGGCGGACGTCGTCGACGGCTACCGGTGTGACGTCGCCTGGGGCGTCCCTCACGGCTTCTGGAAGGAAGTCCACGACCGGCTCGAGAGCCGCGACCCCGAGTTCCTCCTGCTCGACGAGACGATTCCGCGCGACCCCGCCTACGCCGAGGCCGAGTTCGACGTTCACTACGACACCACCCTCTACTGGACGCTGGTCGACGTCGGCTCCGGTGAAGCGCCCGCCGAGTCGATTCTCGAGGCCGCTCGAGCGCCGGAACGGGAGGGGTTTCCCGACTGGTCGCTCCACATGCGTTACATCGAGAACCACGACGAAGATCGCTACCTCGAGACCTGCGGCCCACACGCCCAGCGCGCGGCCGCCGCGGCGGTGCTCACGCTCCCTGGCGTCCCCATGATCTACTACGGCCAGGAGCGAGGCGCGACCGGCTACCGGCAACCGATGCCCTGGGAGGGCGACGGCGAGTCCACCGTGTTCCACCGACGACTCGTGGCCGCCCGTCGGTCCGAACCAGCGCTCTCCCGTGGGACGCTCCGAAACCTCGCGTACGACGCCGATACTGACGCGGCCGTCGCGTTCGCTCGAGACCACGAGGACCAGCGCGTCGTGGTTGTCCTGAATTTCGGCGAGAAACCCGCGACGATCACGTTCGACGCGACGGTCACGGTCGACCCAACGGACCTCGTCACCGGGAACTCCGTCGACTGCGAGACCGACGGGAGCGAGACGGCGATCACCGTGGACGATGTGGTCGTCCTCGAGACGAGGTGA